A window from Musa acuminata AAA Group cultivar baxijiao chromosome BXJ3-10, Cavendish_Baxijiao_AAA, whole genome shotgun sequence encodes these proteins:
- the LOC104000441 gene encoding protein LYK5-like isoform X1 translates to MHLANDEICIHSYIPTCPSEKRTPSAVKETSLLKVNVECWIILTLYFYLDANEDFNCRARLQASDIDRRMARTRPRCSKSSLDLLSLFFLRLIFFCHAQQQSYTGNELLNCFGANDSSNLGYSCHGGTHHSCASYLTFRSQDAYQTPQEIADLLGADAASVAAINGIEDTTSVVPQGELVLVPTTCSCSGLHYQHNVSYTVKPGDTYFTVANNTYQGLSTCRALIAQNPYDPVNISIGVRFVVPLRCACPTEDQVAGGIKYLLTYLVTWGDDLSSIAGRFHSELLFLLMYPNNLTANATLYPFTTLLVPLGEEPTRVSEPAASPPPPLAEASATITNTNLRIKLSIRFFDV, encoded by the coding sequence ATGCACTTAGCAAATGATGAGATCTGCATCCATTCATACATTCCGACGTGTCCATCTGAGAAACGTACACCGAGCGCAGTCAAAGAGACGAGCTTGTTGAAAGTTAACGTGGAGTGTTGGATCATCTTAACCCTCTACTTTTATTTGGATGCAAATGAAGATTTCAACTGTCGAGCCAGGCTTCAAGCATCAGACATTGACAGAAGAATGGCTAGGACGAGGCCGAGGTGCTCGAAATCCTCCCTTGATCTGCTATCTCTCTTCTTCTTGCGGTTGATCTTCTTCTGCCATGCCCAGCAGCAGTCGTACACGGGCAACGAGCTGTTGAACTGCTTCGGCGCCAATGACTCCTCCAATCTGGGCTATTCCTGCCATGGCGGCACGCATCACTCCTGCGCCTCCTACCTCACCTTCCGATCCCAGGACGCCTACCAGACCCCGCAAGAGATTGCAGACCTGCTTGGCGCCGATGCCGCCAGCGTCGCCGCCATCAACGGCATCGAAGACACGACCTCGGTCGTTCCCCAGGGCGAGCTGGTCCTCGTGCCCACCACCTGCTCGTGCTCTGGCTTACACTACCAGCACAACGTCTCCTACACCGTGAAACCCGGTGACACCTACTTTACCGTCGCCAACAACACGTACCAGGGACTTTCCACCTGCCGGGCGCTCATCGCCCAGAATCCCTACGACCCCGTCAACATCTCCATCGGCGTCAGGTTTGTAGTCCCCCTCCGGTGCGCGTGCCCCACCGAGGACCAGGTTGCCGGCGGCATCAAGTACCTGCTCACGTATCTAGTCACTTGGGGCGACGATCTCTCCTCGATCGCCGGCCGGTTTCATTCCGAGTTATTGTTCCTGTTGATGTATCCCAACAACCTGACGGCCAACGCTACCCTCTACCCCTTCACGACTCTGTTGGTGCCCCTCGGAGAAGAGCCCACCAGGGTCTCCGAACCTGccgcatcgccgccgccgccgctagcTGAGGCAAGTGCTACAATAACTAATACTAATCTCCGAATCAAGTTGTCTATCCGATTCTTTGATGTCTAA